The following coding sequences lie in one Syngnathus scovelli strain Florida chromosome 1, RoL_Ssco_1.2, whole genome shotgun sequence genomic window:
- the LOC125976261 gene encoding tudor domain-containing protein 5-like isoform X3, with product MDRGRESVKTSQSRQTCEQRPGHPVGARADGHHGASTAKVAGSDEHEGAQGSRLQGKGPGQHQPDKQEAVVEMSTAASNKEQVLAQLKKDLRSLLVSSKYGLDANQLMRDYGNMLGYPIPLQLLGFQNILDMATAMPDVMSVTYGINGCRVFKAVSDKSTMHIEQLVAKQRSKKKKSTVHHQPAPIWYHQGQNVFLSLDTFRAQLRILLSQGPLKLCSFNCSYKRCFGHPVKPHNFGFNTLKDLLEAVQDLIFIQPTNMSYIVCLRDNVVSMNHTGLYFTPNWVKTKATKGSHSSGIPTRGKPSEPLTCLPAATEKKDGEADPDRDQKLPLEKPSGKNGPLIENSHLTVQPAEGDKGRCTVVVNCDADQRVDSSQVGNVGHPVTNAHEEISSPWEGKIMAEYDRCSTEAHREETSEDSQIPEEIAEKSIEVCSHHAEIRDVTQDVALDVLCCERLKRPTQRAAREITAVQVEHVESPGHFYISFCESDELQALLDMMFEMRRFYTSPDVFEIYRLPRRFVRRGQACCMSEAGFWFYRVVIQRVVSASQVDVFYVDYGNTTRVDSDKLKFLKTCFSILPAQAVRSSLAGIKPKTGRWSPEATASFQSLCGNHVLAGALKCYAGDVLQVYLCDTRTSEDVYVHTVLLSQGHAVACGPSDSARCVEDNPFTLYLGDGAVDLQDVEKMTLDDLKDAATTKEKVDLDEMPALEPIVEEQVSAHFLV from the exons atggaccgtggtcgtgaatcggtgaaaacatcacaaagcaggcaaacttgtgagcagcgtcctgggcacccagtcggggcacgtgcagatggtcaccacggggctagcacggcgaaggtcgctggttctgacgagcacgagggagcacaggggtcgcggctgcaaggcaagggacccggtcagcatcagccggataagcaggaagccgtcgtagag ATGTCTACAGCTGCATCAAACAAGGAACAAGTTTTGGCTCAGCTCAAGAAGGATCTCCGCTCGTTGCTTGTGTCATCCAAATACGGCTTGGACGCTAACCAGCTGATGCGCGACTACGGCAACATGCTAGGATACCCCATTCCGCTGCAATTGCTGGGCTTCCAGAATATTCTGGACATGGCCACAGCCATGCCAGACGTGATGTCTGTGACTTACGGCATCAACGGCTGTCGGGTCTTTAAAG CCGTGAGTGACAAGTCCACCATGCATATTGAGCAGCTGGTGGCCAAGCAGCGTAGCAAAAAGAAGAAGAGTACCGTCCATCATCAACCGGCACCCATCTGGTACCACCAGGggcaaaacgtttttctttcgcTCGATACTTTTAGGGCGCAGCTACGAATCCTCCTCAGTCAG GGTCCGCTCAAGTTGTGTAGCTTCAATTGCAGCTACAAGCGTTGCTTTGGCCACCCGGTGAAGCCCCACAACTTCGGTTTTAACACCCTCAAAGACCTCCTTGAAGCTGTCCAGGATCTGATCTTCATCCAGCCCACCAACATGAGCTATATTGTCTGCCTGAGAGACAATGTGGTGTCGATGAATCACACTGGATTGTACTTCACGCCCAATTGGGTCAAAACAAAGGCGACCAAAGGCTCACACAGCAGCGGAATTCCGACGCGAGGAAAACCGTCAG AGCCACTGACGTGTCTGCCCGCGGCGACGGAGAAGAAAGATGGAGAAGCAGATCCAGATCGCGATCAGAAACTGCCGCTGGAG AAGCCTTCGGGCAAGAATGGGCCTCTCATCGAGAATAGTCACTTAACTGTGCAACCAGCAGAGGGCGACAAAGGACGCTGTACGGTTGTTGTGAACTGTGACGCGGATCAAAGAG TCGATTCAAGCCAAGTGGGAAACGTTGGCCACCCTGTTACGAACGCACACGAGGAAATCTCTTCACCTTGGGAAGGCAAAATCATGGCAGAATATGATCGCTGTTCAACGGAGGCCCATCGAGAAGAGACCAGTGAGGATTCACAGATTCCAGAGGAG ATTGCTGAGAAGAGCATAGAAGTTTGTAGCCACCATGCTGAGATCCGAGACGTGACTCAGGACGTGGCCCTGGATGTCCTTTGCTGTGAGCGTCTCAAGCGGCCAACGCAGCGCGCCGCTCGCGAGATCACGGCCGTCCAGGTGGAGCATGTCGAGTCTCCGGGACATTTCTACATCAGCTTCTGCGAGAGCGACGAGTTGCAGGCGTTGCTGGACATGATGTTTGAGATGAG GCGATTTTATACCAGTCCTGATGTGTTTGAAATCTATCGACTCCCACGGAGATTCGTCCGACGGGGTCAAGCCTGTTGCATGTCGGAGGCGGGCTTCTGGTTCTACCGAGTGGTGATACAGCGAGTTGTCAGCGCCAGTCAGGTGGACGTCTTCTATGTGGACTATGGCAACACCACCAGGGTGGACTCGGACAAGCTGAAGTTTCTCAA GACGTGCTTCTCCATTCTCCCGGCGCAAGCAGTCCGCTCGTCTCTAGCTGGAATCAAACCAAAAACT GGCAGATGGAGCCCAGAGGCCACGGCTTCCTTCCAGAGTCTTTGCGGCAATCACGTGCTCGCGGGCGCCCTCAAGTGTTACGCCGGAGACGTGCTGCAGGTCTACCTTTGCGACACACGCACAAGCGAAGACGTCTACGTCCACACCGTCCTGCTGAGCCAGGGCCACGCCGTGGCCTGCGGGCCCTCGGACAGCGCTAGG TGTGTGGAGGACAATCCATTCACGTTGTACCTGGGCGACGGCGCAGTCGATCTGCaagatgtggagaagatgacgcTGGATGATCTCAAAGACGCCGCCACCACCAAAGAGAAG GTTGATTTGGACGAGATGCCCGCTTTGGAGCCCATTGTGGAGGAGCAGGTCAGCGCTCACTTCCTGGTTTGA